Genomic DNA from Candidatus Sysuiplasma jiujiangense:
TCATTGAAAGGTATTCAGACTGATTGAATGCATAGGTCAAAGTCCTTCGCACGCTCAGATTGCCAAGGAATGTCGAAACCTGGTATCCGTTGACGCTGTAGATCGTCGAAGAGGGAAAAGAATTCTTGTAACCGAGGTCTGTAAGGCCCGTAACATTTAAGATCGGGAAAGCCGAGAGGAGCATCATACTCGCCGCCTCCGGTAAGAATGAGAGCGACACAAAGACACGAAACGGCTGATTCTGGCGACCATCTGTAGAAAAGGAAGCGCTTGTCCTGAGTTGTTTCAACCCCCTGCAACGCTGGCCGGAATTACAGTAAATTTCCTGCTTTGCCGCTCAGGTAATTTTGCCATATTCCTCTGCGAACGCAGAAAACGTACGGTCCTCATCTTCCGCTCATTCAGGCACTTTTGTTTAAAATTTTCAACACCCGGTCAACTGGAATTTCTGCCGAGACATGGCCGTCCCTGCCTTCAACTGTTGTCGAGCAGAACATGGAATCCAGAACCGATTCCTCAGTTGCTTCCACTGCAGCCTGGAAAAGCGTATTCATCTTTTCCTCCGATATTTCCCGGTATTCCCTTACATCTCTCCTCTCAGCTGCCGCGGAATATACAATTTTGTTTGAAGTGGAAAAGGCGACAGATATATCGCCGCTTCCGTTTGAGGCGAATGACCCCGTTCTCGCGATCCCGAGAAACGCTCTTCTTGAAAGACGCTTAAGCTGGCGTGAAGAAAGAGGAGCGTCCGTAGCCATCACAGTCACTATGGAACCGCCATCGCGTTTATGTGCACTGAGTCCTGAATCCAGACTGCTGCCTATGTTTCGTCCTGCAATGGTCAGCTGCCATCTGCTGCCGAAGTTTGAAAGGACAAGTACGCCCAGTGTCCATGTGTGCCCGGAAAAGCGGAGGACTCGGGAAGCAGAGCCGATGCCTCCCTTGAACTGAAAGGTTGTCGTACCGGTGCCTGCTCCAACGTTTCCCAGCTCGAACTTCTCGCAGGCCGCACTGATGGCCTCGCAAGCGTGTTCGGGTCGGACGTGCATACCTCTGGAATCGTTGAGGAAAGAGTCGTCGCACTCTGAAACTACCGGAACAACAGTGCTTTCCGTAATGCCAGCCTGCGCATTTTTTTCCAGAACGTGGCTTATCAGCCCATTAGCCACATTGTGAACGCACATAGTGTTTGTCAAACCGATAGGTGTCTCAAGAGAGCCGAATTCATCCAATTCCAGCGCACCGGTAAGTTCTCCGCAGCCGTTGATCGTTGACCATGCGGCAGAAGGACGGTCCTTCCAGACATTCCCCTGATGCGGCATTATCACAGTAACGCCGGTTCTTACCGGCCCTCTGCCGGGGACGAGTTTGCCTTTGCCTGAAACAAGTGTCCTGTGACCCACGGTTACACCTCTCACGTCACTGATCCTGTTGAGAGGGCCGGTTCCGAGAGCGCCGATCACAATACCCAAATCCCTGATTCTCGTCCTCATCTGAATCCATTTCCTTGTGTAATATAGTCTCACCGATTTAACAGCACCTTCCTGATGGGCTGAGGACTTGCGGCATCTTGCCTAAACCATTCTGTATTGTCGATTTAGAAGGGCGTCGTTGCCGTTTCTCCTATTACAAAGACAAAGATTATCAGACTCAGAGACATTCAGACAACTTGGTTTCGACAGCCCGGGAAATGGCCTGAGCTGCCCTGCGTGAAGCGAAAAGGTTCTGTATGCCCCGCACGGATTCGTTTACGGTTGCTGGCCAGGCATTATTGCATACAAAACGTTGCATGGGTTACGGGGCCGATCGTATTACTCGTATGTGACATCTTGTATGAAAAGTCATCAAATGCGCAATTCGTGTGAATATCGGCAACCAATGCCGTAGAATGCAGAATGCCGGTGCCTGCTGGCAATGAATATTGTATCACATCCTGCCTGCACTGCCTGCTTTGTTCATGAATGCAATAATGCACATGTAAAGCAGGGAGAGTGAAGGGATGAGCACGATGGTGGTGAAACTCAGCCAGATTGGCCACCCTGTTAAATAAGGAATGCCTGCATAGCAGCAGGCCGGTCTTTCCGACCATACTGAGGGGTTGATAAACGGCCACTCAAGCAGCAGCACAAGAATTCCTGCCAGTACGGTCACAGACGCCAGGTAGAGAAGCGAGGCTGCATGGCCTCCCGGTAGTTGCACTCCCATCGCTGGAGATGAACCGGACCTCCTGTTAAAATTTCCCTTAGGCCTCACCTGCGCCATTACGAATATAAGGAGGGCGACGGCAGTCAGCAGGAGAATTGAGATAAATCCAGGAATTGCTCCGGATGCGGCCTGATCGGACAGGAGCCACCATGTGGT
This window encodes:
- a CDS encoding P1 family peptidase — protein: MRTRIRDLGIVIGALGTGPLNRISDVRGVTVGHRTLVSGKGKLVPGRGPVRTGVTVIMPHQGNVWKDRPSAAWSTINGCGELTGALELDEFGSLETPIGLTNTMCVHNVANGLISHVLEKNAQAGITESTVVPVVSECDDSFLNDSRGMHVRPEHACEAISAACEKFELGNVGAGTGTTTFQFKGGIGSASRVLRFSGHTWTLGVLVLSNFGSRWQLTIAGRNIGSSLDSGLSAHKRDGGSIVTVMATDAPLSSRQLKRLSRRAFLGIARTGSFASNGSGDISVAFSTSNKIVYSAAAERRDVREYREISEEKMNTLFQAAVEATEESVLDSMFCSTTVEGRDGHVSAEIPVDRVLKILNKSA